A genomic stretch from Sulfobacillus thermosulfidooxidans includes:
- a CDS encoding FAD binding domain-containing protein, with translation MQFIQPDTVDEVLAWQSRLGPNSKFMAGGQSLLAMMRQKVIEPEAIISLKRVKELHRVTVREDGSLFIGSMLTHHEIATHPMIGRYAPLLADTARKVASVQIRNLGTWGGNIAHGEPGADPPAALMVSDARVELTGSGGAVRLVAIHDFFLDYLTTDIQEGELITGFIIPPMPFGTLSAYDKYTLRDDGDLAVVGMAVRLQMTPSHQITDLRIALSGVSVVPIQIPGISKRVSGQILREPVIRDIADYVKNACDPLSDAEVSSDYRQWVIEALVKKQLLSFSLAQGL, from the coding sequence GTGCAATTTATTCAGCCAGACACTGTGGACGAGGTTTTAGCATGGCAATCACGACTGGGCCCAAACAGCAAATTCATGGCGGGCGGCCAGTCACTTTTGGCTATGATGCGACAAAAGGTTATTGAGCCTGAGGCGATAATTAGTTTAAAACGCGTTAAGGAATTGCACCGGGTCACGGTGCGCGAGGACGGCTCCTTATTTATTGGCAGTATGCTGACCCATCATGAGATTGCGACCCATCCAATGATTGGACGCTATGCCCCTTTACTAGCGGACACAGCCAGAAAAGTGGCATCGGTACAAATTCGCAATCTCGGAACGTGGGGCGGAAATATAGCACACGGGGAACCGGGAGCGGATCCCCCTGCTGCTCTGATGGTGTCAGATGCCCGGGTGGAACTAACCGGAAGCGGGGGAGCAGTCAGGCTTGTTGCGATCCACGATTTCTTTTTGGATTACCTGACCACGGATATTCAAGAGGGAGAACTCATTACGGGTTTTATCATTCCGCCCATGCCTTTTGGTACGTTGAGTGCATATGACAAATATACGTTACGTGATGATGGGGATTTAGCGGTTGTCGGCATGGCTGTGCGGCTTCAAATGACACCCTCCCATCAGATAACGGATTTACGAATCGCCTTAAGTGGGGTCTCGGTGGTGCCGATTCAAATCCCTGGGATTTCTAAACGCGTGAGCGGCCAAATCTTGAGGGAACCTGTCATCAGGGATATTGCTGACTATGTGAAAAATGCTTGTGATCCGCTTTCCGATGCTGAGGTTTCCAGTGACTACCGCCAGTGGGTCATTGAAGCGCTGGTTAAAAAGCAGCTGTTGTCGTTTTCTTTGGCTCAAGGCTTATGA
- a CDS encoding XdhC family protein, with the protein MSLIAHSSSGSRWKETQKVFEAIEDSWQHGHAAVLAMILRVKGSSYQRPGAKMMMDKAGKMVGTLSGGCLEGDLWQWSKEVMTSKTPKIVVYDLANDDPWGLGIGCKGVIDVLLLPIDANAFWQDILQVVHDRQPFALIYEKTRMNLSAVSNERVWGDFLPKDIVEQARALLQDPKVLSLSDPPCEYVIDPLGEDASLVICGAGYDAGCVAELADQVGFEITMIDPKSQWNTKDVGSLTRLVKRPRELMGQMKEKQFWLIMNHHQALDEEALHVALHSSPQFVGVLGPYDRTCEMLVHIGHVLSDGPLYAPVGLDLGAETPREVAVSIVSQLMIARSKSNGLPLSGRKKIHGGDDRPLSRRLEV; encoded by the coding sequence ATGTCATTAATCGCTCATTCCTCTTCAGGTTCCAGATGGAAAGAAACACAGAAAGTCTTTGAGGCCATTGAAGACTCGTGGCAACACGGACACGCAGCGGTTTTGGCCATGATTCTTCGGGTGAAGGGTTCGAGCTACCAAAGACCCGGGGCAAAAATGATGATGGACAAAGCGGGCAAGATGGTCGGTACGTTAAGCGGCGGATGCCTGGAAGGTGATTTATGGCAATGGTCTAAAGAGGTGATGACCTCCAAGACTCCGAAGATCGTGGTGTATGATTTGGCCAATGATGATCCCTGGGGCCTTGGCATTGGTTGCAAAGGTGTGATTGACGTGCTGTTGTTGCCCATCGACGCCAATGCCTTTTGGCAAGATATTCTTCAGGTGGTTCACGATCGTCAACCCTTTGCCCTAATCTATGAAAAAACCCGGATGAATCTATCCGCGGTATCAAACGAGCGTGTTTGGGGAGATTTTCTTCCAAAGGATATTGTCGAGCAGGCAAGAGCTTTGCTTCAGGATCCTAAAGTTCTCTCTCTATCTGACCCGCCTTGTGAGTACGTGATTGACCCCTTAGGGGAGGACGCGTCCTTGGTGATTTGTGGCGCCGGCTATGACGCAGGATGTGTGGCGGAGTTAGCGGACCAGGTGGGTTTTGAGATCACGATGATAGATCCGAAATCGCAGTGGAACACGAAGGATGTCGGTTCTTTGACGCGGCTTGTGAAGCGTCCTCGAGAATTAATGGGGCAGATGAAAGAAAAGCAATTTTGGTTAATCATGAATCATCATCAGGCTCTTGATGAAGAGGCTTTGCATGTGGCTTTGCACTCGAGTCCGCAGTTTGTCGGGGTATTAGGGCCCTATGACCGAACTTGCGAGATGTTAGTGCATATTGGTCATGTCCTATCTGATGGACCCCTTTATGCGCCGGTGGGGCTCGATTTGGGAGCCGAGACACCAAGGGAAGTGGCGGTGAGCATTGTAAGCCAACTCATGATAGCGCGCTCGAAGAGTAATGGTTTGCCTTTGTCCGGACGCAAGAAGATTCACGGCGGTGATGATCGTCCCCTTTCCAGACGCTTAGAAGTGTAA
- a CDS encoding Fur family transcriptional regulator, translating to MKEIITAESLLRERGLRVTPQRQGILQIFLNDPGYHWSADQIRDRLLGQMPGLARGTTYKVLNELVNAGICEELATQDGMALYGLRLKPHHHFFCAVCHQWSDIEITGINSLTIQGHSPAATIDQIDVVIRGVCIKCHAQNSQA from the coding sequence ATGAAAGAAATCATCACGGCGGAATCGTTGCTTCGTGAGCGGGGTTTACGGGTCACGCCACAACGTCAAGGGATTTTGCAAATCTTTTTAAATGATCCCGGCTATCATTGGAGTGCTGACCAAATCCGTGACCGCCTTCTTGGACAAATGCCAGGGCTTGCCCGCGGTACCACCTATAAAGTCTTGAACGAGCTGGTCAATGCCGGCATCTGTGAAGAATTAGCAACTCAAGACGGCATGGCCTTATATGGCCTGCGTCTTAAACCGCATCACCACTTTTTTTGTGCTGTGTGCCATCAATGGTCCGATATTGAAATCACGGGCATTAATTCCTTGACAATTCAAGGCCATTCTCCCGCTGCCACCATCGACCAAATCGATGTGGTCATCCGCGGTGTCTGCATTAAGTGTCACGCTCAAAATTCTCAGGCGTAG
- a CDS encoding ketopantoate reductase family protein: protein MRIAVMGAGSIGTIVGAYLSAQGLDVDLITRNRAQVEALNQFGARITGATEWTVPVRALTPDQMKGTYDLVLFFTKQGQNHEVLKHLLGYLGPQSIVCSLQNGIPEADIAAIVGPERVIGGSIEFGATGTLPGVSRLTTSLEHLKQYAFQIGELNGQITDRIHVVQSILAHVGGTHISQNLVGTKWSKLWLNVTFGGLSAALGATFGEVIDNDVALRSAVFLSNETLKVGHACSVQFAPLFRFDVESCEIYQTKDVIPYMEMLRRVISPGRAVKSSILQDLEKNRPTEISYINGVITRLGKEKGIPTPFNHLVVKLVRQAEKTHSLPTFSRNLRFFKELLTQESF from the coding sequence ATGAGAATTGCGGTGATGGGCGCAGGATCTATTGGGACTATTGTCGGCGCATATCTTAGTGCCCAGGGCTTGGATGTCGACCTCATTACGCGGAATCGGGCACAGGTTGAGGCATTAAATCAATTTGGGGCAAGAATTACTGGGGCTACTGAATGGACCGTTCCTGTCCGGGCATTAACGCCCGATCAGATGAAAGGAACCTACGATCTGGTTTTGTTTTTCACCAAACAAGGGCAAAATCATGAGGTATTAAAACATCTTCTAGGGTATTTAGGACCCCAAAGCATCGTGTGCTCATTGCAAAATGGTATCCCGGAGGCTGATATTGCAGCTATTGTTGGCCCTGAACGGGTTATCGGCGGCAGTATCGAATTTGGCGCCACCGGCACCCTGCCCGGTGTGTCACGGTTAACGACCTCTTTAGAGCATCTAAAGCAATATGCGTTTCAAATTGGCGAATTAAATGGCCAGATCACAGATAGGATTCATGTTGTCCAGTCCATTCTCGCCCATGTAGGCGGCACCCATATTTCACAAAACCTCGTGGGAACCAAATGGTCCAAATTATGGCTGAATGTGACATTCGGCGGGTTGTCCGCGGCTCTAGGTGCTACATTTGGAGAGGTTATTGATAATGATGTGGCGCTTCGGAGCGCGGTGTTTCTCTCCAATGAAACCCTCAAGGTGGGGCACGCTTGTTCAGTGCAGTTTGCGCCACTGTTCCGCTTCGACGTTGAATCATGCGAAATTTATCAGACCAAGGATGTCATCCCGTACATGGAAATGTTACGGCGTGTGATAAGTCCAGGCCGGGCCGTCAAATCCAGCATATTACAAGATTTGGAGAAGAATCGCCCCACGGAGATTAGTTATATCAATGGTGTGATCACCCGTCTGGGAAAGGAAAAGGGGATTCCCACGCCCTTTAATCACCTGGTGGTCAAACTCGTCAGGCAGGCCGAAAAAACCCACAGCCTGCCAACTTTCTCGCGAAATCTTCGTTTTTTTAAAGAATTACTTACGCAAGAATCCTTCTAA
- a CDS encoding helix-turn-helix domain-containing protein, whose protein sequence is MPSPFASLAMYWKKVWQDHRRFLLYSFALTAWISVTVAAFTKISAPSLYTGIPFAITAAFLFLYRHRPLSQIARFLVSRKYLITWNLVLIGGLWQAQHLWWQTLLGILTVPIISQWFDQLLVRADGHMGVLAATWAFGALFGRALSLPEAALWQLTHMMWLPLIAAVVMTALYHPVMLASPPDMASTSRENAGRVYVMPFAVVGVVLIISQAFSEILDHSIWTSQAHVYGLSVLIIMTALFIFPLVSEPINALLLYFSITLIGVAIMLLEAKSAIWLSFPFFRLAREFIIFWWTAELIRLQRTQGKHIPLILSVSVLLAVIGREIGVWWINSSGQFPIEEISGIALFMVIPTTIHFVFGRPSTRKSVAEPFQESPAPETLSGTSTMNMPSSLSEKHLEMWAESLSVHLTPQELRICHCLLSGLSHPQIAERLYISPNTLKTHLRNIYRKTAVKNRFELVTLMTQGSRATRPHSVPQ, encoded by the coding sequence GTGCCAAGCCCCTTTGCTTCTCTCGCGATGTATTGGAAGAAAGTATGGCAAGACCACCGCCGTTTTTTGCTCTATTCCTTTGCCTTAACGGCCTGGATCAGCGTAACGGTGGCGGCCTTTACCAAAATTTCGGCCCCTTCTTTATATACCGGAATTCCCTTCGCCATCACCGCTGCTTTCTTATTCCTGTACCGCCACCGTCCCTTGTCCCAGATCGCACGTTTTCTCGTCTCCCGCAAATATTTGATAACATGGAATCTCGTTCTTATAGGTGGCCTTTGGCAAGCTCAACATTTATGGTGGCAGACTCTCTTAGGCATACTGACGGTTCCCATCATTAGCCAATGGTTTGACCAGTTACTCGTGCGCGCTGATGGACACATGGGAGTCTTGGCTGCCACCTGGGCATTCGGCGCACTATTTGGCCGTGCCTTGAGCCTGCCTGAAGCCGCCCTTTGGCAATTAACCCATATGATGTGGCTACCCCTAATAGCCGCTGTGGTAATGACAGCCCTCTATCATCCCGTGATGTTGGCATCTCCTCCTGATATGGCGAGCACATCGCGAGAAAACGCAGGACGCGTTTACGTCATGCCTTTTGCAGTTGTGGGGGTCGTCTTAATTATTTCTCAAGCTTTTTCTGAAATTCTGGACCATTCTATCTGGACAAGCCAGGCTCATGTTTACGGGCTAAGTGTCCTCATCATCATGACAGCCTTATTCATTTTTCCGCTGGTATCAGAACCTATCAATGCCCTCTTACTCTATTTCAGTATTACTCTCATTGGGGTTGCCATTATGCTCCTTGAAGCCAAGTCCGCAATTTGGCTCAGTTTCCCGTTTTTCCGGTTGGCCAGGGAATTTATCATCTTTTGGTGGACAGCAGAACTCATCCGGCTTCAGCGCACGCAGGGAAAACATATTCCGCTGATTCTTAGCGTATCAGTTTTGTTAGCCGTGATCGGTCGAGAAATTGGGGTTTGGTGGATCAATTCCTCGGGACAATTTCCGATCGAAGAAATTTCCGGAATTGCCCTGTTTATGGTCATACCCACCACCATTCATTTTGTCTTTGGAAGACCCTCTACTAGAAAATCCGTGGCCGAACCCTTTCAGGAATCCCCGGCCCCTGAGACCTTAAGTGGGACCTCCACGATGAACATGCCGTCTTCGTTGTCAGAAAAGCACCTTGAAATGTGGGCCGAGTCTTTGTCTGTCCATCTTACTCCACAAGAACTCCGCATTTGTCACTGCCTGTTATCCGGACTAAGCCATCCCCAAATAGCCGAGCGATTATATATTTCTCCCAACACATTAAAAACTCATTTACGCAACATTTATCGCAAAACTGCCGTCAAGAACCGTTTCGAGCTCGTCACCTTAATGACCCAGGGCAGCCGTGCCACGCGTCCTCATTCAGTCCCGCAATAA
- a CDS encoding signal peptidase I: protein MQALEPSKSRRHHKSSRANTWWRKWASWSLIGVFLTIFAFFLVLDLGDMGVPSLPVTYIVRSGSMAPAFNTGSLIVDTRFTAHMPLKPGEIVTFANPIQQGVLLTHQITGIIHKNDKVFIKTKGEANKYPDAFLTPETNIVGVYHFAIPDLGYVIVFIKTRWLWLLEMLAGWTAISVVLTKVVRPARKDIQS, encoded by the coding sequence ATGCAAGCTCTTGAACCATCAAAATCACGGCGCCATCATAAATCATCACGAGCCAATACGTGGTGGCGCAAGTGGGCATCGTGGTCCCTTATCGGTGTGTTTCTGACGATATTTGCCTTCTTTTTGGTTCTCGATCTCGGGGACATGGGAGTCCCATCTCTGCCCGTGACCTATATTGTGCGCTCAGGCAGCATGGCCCCTGCGTTTAATACCGGATCCTTAATCGTGGACACAAGGTTTACTGCCCATATGCCCTTAAAACCGGGAGAGATCGTAACCTTCGCGAATCCTATTCAACAAGGTGTGCTATTAACGCATCAAATCACCGGAATCATCCACAAAAATGACAAGGTTTTCATCAAAACCAAAGGGGAAGCCAATAAGTATCCCGATGCTTTTCTCACTCCGGAAACCAACATTGTTGGGGTTTATCATTTTGCCATTCCGGACTTAGGCTATGTGATTGTGTTCATTAAGACCCGCTGGCTCTGGCTTCTTGAGATGTTAGCCGGATGGACAGCGATTTCGGTCGTCTTGACCAAGGTTGTTCGTCCCGCGCGAAAGGACATCCAATCATGA
- a CDS encoding EAL domain-containing protein, producing the protein MTSCARDALNHALVTQRVRSVFQPIWNVDGQWLGFEALTRFWNGCPPDQVFSAATNAKELETLDAIAITQAIERARRLPGKLFVNISALSTAQIPLWTRYTENDRIVWEITETHPLTKDSMEAISWLKQHGHVLALDDAGTQFSTKQRLDILRPQIVKLSLTIVHEWAHGLPQALRQWITWAKMHSALIIAEGIEAREWIHTLEEEGVHAVQGFALGRPEEAAFWEAQDFTKLTLPRFS; encoded by the coding sequence ATGACTTCTTGTGCCCGTGACGCATTAAATCATGCCTTAGTCACACAAAGGGTTCGCTCAGTTTTTCAGCCCATCTGGAATGTGGATGGCCAGTGGTTAGGATTCGAGGCTCTCACCCGGTTTTGGAATGGATGTCCTCCCGATCAAGTTTTTTCAGCTGCAACCAACGCGAAAGAACTCGAGACCTTAGATGCTATTGCGATTACGCAGGCAATTGAGCGTGCCCGCCGTTTACCGGGTAAGTTATTCGTCAATATCAGTGCGTTATCCACAGCGCAAATCCCTTTATGGACCCGGTATACCGAAAATGACCGGATTGTGTGGGAAATTACAGAAACGCATCCTCTCACCAAAGACAGCATGGAGGCCATTTCCTGGCTCAAACAGCATGGACACGTGCTCGCACTGGATGATGCTGGTACACAATTTTCGACCAAACAACGCTTAGACATCTTACGACCGCAAATCGTTAAACTCAGTTTGACCATTGTGCATGAATGGGCTCATGGTTTGCCGCAGGCTCTTAGACAGTGGATCACATGGGCGAAAATGCATTCCGCATTGATTATTGCCGAAGGGATTGAAGCTCGCGAATGGATTCACACCCTTGAAGAGGAGGGGGTGCATGCAGTTCAGGGATTTGCTCTTGGGCGTCCCGAAGAGGCGGCATTCTGGGAAGCACAAGATTTCACGAAATTAACTTTGCCGCGTTTCTCCTAA
- a CDS encoding GGDEF domain-containing protein, translating to MKTNRALSTKTPIATRKSRTSTGSGDDPIRQFVLDLYSHLQEHREVRNLWNRASEAQKTDLLQVHMHYVRAVIQGSAGKSRIMRARQLALSYERLGFPRWCLSQAAARLTQWLSKQPSTMQSVLEILPSLMDDLSRQYAVLSQWQDQEWKILMDVTTLLERHEASIGLPEVLTLFTQSQTIRGIWLGSWSETENRLSTQHLMGIKDLSLDELRKWLTDLRNQGQWTIGRGIACDKETRACHTRNIPLSPRWWQSAFVLPLHTDSLDTYTICIFFSPIPRYFIQQPQKETWQQLAHKIHLVMTSTRHTPVPGEPTLPAERLYHALLNAVQALFRPRSDLALLQAVCDHLIASGLFLAAWIARPDAAGTFQLVAAAGWGTEQLPHYPVRVDDEEPLIAKVWKHGSIQLHQHHHQLPGNNEWHAFLQTQGWAAGAAVPIDRGKERYAVLSLTTSKPHVFNETVVELIVQIGRLITLSLDAWDNTRKIQQEKQHHQWLAQHDTLTQLFNRSAVYDQLPTLLARASDSNWVGIALLDLDNFKTINDTWGHAAGDAVLQVVGQRLQKSLRSTDLVARWGGDEFLMVLTDIHSYTELHQRLNRFKSTVLSAVQVPPLPSPFLLEGSLGITLYPLDAGHPDVNRLISHADEALYIAKQHKREHRPWWQIHQSASPTTQ from the coding sequence ATGAAAACTAATCGTGCGCTATCAACCAAAACACCTATCGCAACTCGAAAGTCTCGAACGTCTACTGGATCCGGGGATGACCCGATTCGGCAATTTGTTTTGGACCTTTATAGCCATTTGCAAGAACATCGTGAGGTCCGAAATTTATGGAACCGGGCCAGTGAGGCTCAAAAGACAGATCTTCTGCAAGTTCACATGCATTATGTGAGAGCCGTGATCCAGGGTTCTGCTGGGAAATCCCGAATAATGCGAGCCAGGCAACTCGCCTTGTCTTATGAACGTCTGGGATTTCCCCGGTGGTGTCTGTCGCAAGCTGCTGCCCGGTTAACCCAGTGGCTCAGCAAACAACCAAGCACCATGCAGAGCGTACTGGAAATACTGCCCTCGCTCATGGATGATTTGTCGCGTCAATATGCCGTACTGTCGCAATGGCAAGATCAGGAATGGAAAATTCTTATGGACGTTACCACATTACTGGAGCGGCATGAGGCCTCCATTGGACTACCTGAGGTCCTGACGTTGTTTACCCAATCCCAAACCATCAGGGGAATCTGGCTGGGATCATGGTCTGAAACTGAAAACCGTCTGTCTACCCAACATCTTATGGGAATCAAAGACCTATCGCTCGATGAGTTGCGAAAATGGTTAACCGATTTGCGTAACCAAGGCCAATGGACCATTGGCCGGGGTATTGCCTGTGACAAAGAAACCCGGGCTTGTCATACCCGCAATATTCCGCTTTCTCCACGCTGGTGGCAATCGGCTTTTGTTCTGCCATTACATACAGATTCACTCGATACCTATACGATTTGCATCTTTTTTAGCCCGATTCCGCGCTATTTTATCCAGCAGCCTCAAAAAGAGACCTGGCAACAACTTGCCCATAAAATCCACTTAGTGATGACCTCTACTCGTCATACGCCCGTCCCGGGCGAACCCACATTACCCGCCGAACGCCTTTATCACGCGTTACTCAATGCGGTGCAAGCCTTATTTCGTCCCCGCAGTGACTTGGCCTTATTGCAAGCCGTCTGTGATCACCTCATTGCCAGTGGCCTTTTTCTTGCGGCGTGGATTGCCCGTCCCGACGCCGCAGGAACCTTTCAACTAGTGGCCGCCGCAGGCTGGGGAACTGAACAATTGCCTCATTATCCCGTCCGTGTTGACGATGAAGAACCGTTAATTGCTAAGGTGTGGAAGCACGGCAGCATCCAACTCCATCAACACCATCATCAATTGCCCGGCAATAATGAATGGCACGCTTTTTTGCAGACCCAAGGCTGGGCAGCAGGAGCTGCCGTCCCTATTGACCGAGGCAAAGAGCGGTATGCGGTATTGTCCTTAACCACATCGAAGCCGCATGTGTTTAATGAAACCGTGGTAGAGCTTATTGTACAAATTGGCCGCCTGATTACCCTGAGTTTGGATGCTTGGGATAACACTCGTAAAATCCAACAAGAAAAACAACATCATCAATGGTTAGCGCAGCATGACACGTTAACCCAGTTATTCAACCGTTCGGCTGTCTATGACCAGTTGCCAACATTATTAGCACGGGCTTCGGACTCCAACTGGGTCGGGATTGCTCTACTCGATCTCGATAATTTTAAAACTATTAACGATACCTGGGGACATGCGGCAGGCGATGCGGTATTGCAGGTCGTGGGACAACGCCTACAAAAGAGCCTTCGTTCCACCGATCTCGTGGCGCGCTGGGGTGGCGATGAGTTTTTAATGGTGTTGACCGATATTCATTCCTATACGGAACTCCATCAGCGTCTCAATCGTTTCAAATCGACCGTTCTTTCCGCGGTTCAAGTCCCGCCACTCCCGTCTCCTTTTCTCCTCGAAGGAAGTCTTGGCATAACACTTTATCCATTAGACGCTGGCCACCCCGATGTCAATCGGCTCATTTCGCATGCCGATGAGGCCCTCTACATCGCTAAACAACATAAAAGAGAACACCGTCCGTGGTGGCAAATCCACCAATCTGCGTCACCAACAACACAATAA
- a CDS encoding ABC transporter ATP-binding protein — protein MNIIEVTGVVKQYESVTALNHVSLSIPPGQIVAILGPNGAGKTTLLEILEGLIPADAGEIYVLGEDVRKNARQVKNRIGISLQNTSFFDRLSVEETLRLFGAFFSYHRPVDALLKYVGLFEKRHQRVSQLSGRQKQRVALALALINNPELVFLDEPTTGLDPAARRDIWALIESMQQEGRTVLLTTHYMEEASYLADTVVIMDHGQILVQGTVEQLLRDYSPEQTVILEGEDLDFLLQAPWNFHHDHNQFVAHVVNAADQLGTLLEAIRQHGGTIHRLSIHEATLEDVFLRLTGRRLAV, from the coding sequence ATGAACATTATTGAAGTCACCGGTGTGGTCAAACAATATGAATCTGTCACCGCTTTAAATCATGTTTCCCTATCCATTCCCCCAGGCCAAATCGTGGCCATTTTAGGACCCAATGGCGCAGGCAAAACCACTCTGCTAGAAATTTTAGAGGGGTTAATCCCAGCGGATGCTGGCGAGATTTACGTATTAGGTGAAGACGTGCGGAAAAATGCTCGCCAGGTTAAAAACCGCATTGGAATCAGTTTACAAAATACATCATTTTTTGATCGCCTGTCTGTCGAGGAAACGCTGCGCTTGTTTGGGGCATTTTTTTCTTATCACCGGCCTGTGGATGCTTTGTTGAAATATGTGGGGTTGTTTGAAAAACGTCATCAACGGGTTTCCCAACTATCCGGTAGGCAAAAGCAGCGTGTGGCCTTGGCGTTAGCATTGATTAATAATCCCGAACTGGTCTTTTTAGATGAACCGACGACAGGACTGGATCCGGCTGCGCGCCGCGATATTTGGGCTCTTATAGAGTCTATGCAGCAAGAAGGACGGACGGTGCTATTAACCACGCATTATATGGAGGAAGCGTCCTATTTAGCCGATACTGTGGTGATTATGGACCATGGCCAGATTTTGGTGCAAGGAACCGTTGAGCAATTGCTCCGGGATTATTCCCCGGAACAAACCGTGATCTTGGAAGGGGAAGATCTCGATTTTTTATTACAAGCTCCCTGGAACTTTCACCACGATCATAATCAATTTGTAGCGCATGTCGTTAACGCTGCGGATCAGTTAGGGACTTTACTCGAGGCGATTCGGCAGCATGGTGGCACCATTCACCGGCTCAGTATTCATGAAGCAACCCTAGAGGATGTATTCTTGCGGTTGACAGGAAGGAGACTTGCGGTATGA
- a CDS encoding ABC transporter permease has protein sequence MKAYGALVRANMLMLLRARDALFWTFAFPIVFMILLGTAFGQSPAFSAHVGVTGHGIAQQALIQALHHVPGMKVSIMSQTSGLTALKSGKIALFVEISGRHLTLVRTNAPTSETALSILQGVITRMNLEALHAPLIFQATVHHIYVQGTSYIDFLAPGILGMTLMNTGLFAGTSLITYRSQGILRRIRGTPLSTSIFIAARMTTQLIIAMAQAFLILGVAELLYQFKPVGNLWAMIPFLILGELAFMSVGFFIAGIASTMELASALTNIVSLPMMFLAGVFYPVSQLPSFVRPLANILPLRFLTHALRGVVLYGTPLSHLGSDLMALALTGFIGGALAVKFFRWETPHV, from the coding sequence ATGAAAGCCTACGGGGCATTAGTCCGGGCTAATATGCTTATGTTATTAAGAGCGCGGGATGCGCTATTTTGGACGTTTGCATTTCCCATCGTGTTTATGATTTTACTGGGCACGGCCTTCGGGCAAAGTCCCGCCTTTTCCGCACATGTTGGTGTGACAGGACACGGAATAGCCCAGCAAGCTTTGATTCAGGCTTTACATCATGTGCCGGGCATGAAGGTCAGTATCATGTCTCAGACAAGCGGCTTAACGGCATTGAAATCTGGGAAAATTGCCCTCTTCGTAGAGATTTCCGGTCGTCATCTTACATTAGTCAGGACTAATGCACCGACATCCGAGACGGCTTTATCCATTTTACAAGGGGTTATTACCCGTATGAATCTCGAGGCTTTACACGCGCCTTTAATATTTCAGGCAACAGTTCATCACATCTATGTTCAGGGCACATCGTACATCGACTTTTTAGCACCGGGGATTTTAGGTATGACCTTAATGAATACGGGCTTGTTTGCGGGTACTTCTCTCATTACCTACCGCAGTCAAGGAATATTGCGGCGTATCCGCGGCACGCCTTTATCCACATCGATCTTTATTGCCGCCCGAATGACAACGCAATTGATTATAGCGATGGCACAAGCGTTTTTAATCCTGGGTGTGGCCGAGTTATTGTATCAATTTAAGCCCGTCGGCAATCTTTGGGCGATGATTCCCTTTTTGATTTTGGGCGAATTGGCGTTTATGAGTGTGGGTTTCTTTATTGCGGGCATTGCCAGTACCATGGAACTGGCTTCGGCATTGACGAATATCGTCAGCTTGCCGATGATGTTCTTAGCGGGTGTCTTTTATCCCGTAAGCCAGCTGCCCTCCTTTGTCAGGCCATTGGCCAATATCTTGCCGCTGCGATTTCTGACACATGCTTTACGTGGGGTGGTGCTTTATGGGACGCCTTTGAGCCACTTAGGAAGTGATCTGATGGCACTTGCATTAACGGGATTCATAGGAGGGGCCTTGGCTGTGAAGTTTTTCCGGTGGGAAACGCCCCATGTTTAG